The window TCAGGATCATCGTGACCGGAGAAAGCCCGCTTCGCCTTGCGGCGATCCGCGCCGGTTCAATCGACGCGACGCCGATCGACGTCGCCTTCGCGGTGAAGGCGGAGGAAGAAGGCTTCAACCGACTGCTCTACCTCGGCGATATCATCGAGCTGCCGCTTTCCGGGATCGCCGTCACGGAAACGAAGCTCCAGAACCGGCGCGACGAGGTCAAAAAGGTGATCCGGGCGACGCTTCGAGGCACGCGTTTCATGAAGCAGAACCGCGACGAGACCGTGCGCATGCTTTCCGATTACCTCCGCATCACGCCGTCGCAAGCCGCCAGAGCGTACGACGCGGCGGTGACTTCGTTCACGGACGACGGCATCATCTCCGATCACGGCCTGAGGCTCGACGTGCAGCTGGCGAAGGAACGGCTGAAGACGACCCGGGAAATCCCCTTGAACCGTCTCGCCGACTGGAGTTTAGTAAAGGAGATCCAAGCGGGACGATGAGGGGGGACCGGCCGATCCGCAGCGTCCCCGCCGAGGAGACCCCGTCCGTTGGCCTTGAAGCTCCGTCGCTCGTTCTACGAACAGCCTACGATCGAAGTCGCCCGGCAGTTGCTCGGAAAGTATCTGGTCCGCCGGCACCCCGAGGGGACCACGGTCGGCAGGATCGTCGAGACCGAAGCCTACTGCGGCCCGCAGGACAAGGCCTGCCACGCCTCGCGCGGCCGCACGCCGCGCACCGAGGTCATGTTCGGTCCCGCAGGTCACGCGTACGTCTACTTCATTTACGGCTTTCACCATATGCTCAACGTGGTGACGGAAAGAACCGGCTTTCCCGCGGCCGTGCTGATCCGCGCGGTCGAGCCCGTCGAAGGGATCGCCCTGATGCAGCGGCGGAGGAAAACCGGCGTCATCCGCGAGCTGGCGAGCGGCCCGGGCAAGCTCTGCGACGCTTTCGCCATCGATCGATCCCTGAACGGAGCCGACCTCTGCGCCGGCGAGCTTTACATCCAGGACGCCGGAGAGAGCCCTCCTGCCGTCGTCGCCCGGCCGCGGATCGGCGTCGACTACGCCGGCGAGTGGAAGCACAAGCCCTGGCGTTTCCTGGTCTGCGGAAGCGAGTTTGTTTCGAAAGCTTGAAAGGTCCTTCCGCGAGCGCCCGATCCGCCCTGGGCGTCCGGGCCGCGCGAAACCGCTCGCCCTGGCCGGGCCCGCGGCGCTATGGCTCGCGCTGGTTGCGGCCAGCGCCCGTGCAGAGGTCGGACATCTCCTGGCCGTCGAGACGGGAATGCTGCCGGTGATTCTTTCCGCTCCGCACGGAGGCGATCTTCCCCTCCCCGACGTCGTCCTGCGCAGGGGGATCGGAGTCGCCGACTTCGCCGCTGCCCGGGACGCCGGCACAGGCGAGATTGCCGAGCGCGTGGCTTTTCACCTGGAGCGAAAGCTCGGCGCGAGGCCTTTCCTGATCGTCGCCCGCTTCCACAGGAAGTATCTCGACGTGAACCGTCCCCGCGACGGGGCCTACGAATCGGCAGCGGCCGGGCGCTACTACGACGAGTACCACGGCGCTCTGGCGCGCATGGTCCGAACCGTCGGACAAAGCTGGGGACGCGGGGTCCTGCTTGACATCCACGGGCAGGCTGCGGAGAAACGAACGATCTTCCGCGGCACTCTCGACGGAAAAACGGTCAGGGGGCTGCTCGAGCGCTTCGGCCGGGCGGCGCTCTCGGGGCCGGCGAGCATCTTCGGGCACCTGGAGACGCTGGGCTACCGGGTCTCGCCTCCCGGCGGTTCTCCCGCGCTCGAACGGCGATACCGCGGCGGCTTCATCGTGCAAACCTACGGCAGCCATCGCCGCGACGGCATCGATGCCTTCCAGCTCGAGCTGGGCTCTGCTCTGCGGATCCGAAGCGTTCTCGAGCGGACGGCAACCGACCTGGCGGAGGCGATCGCCGCTTTCGCCAAGGAGTTCCTGCCTTTGGCTGGCTTGCGGGAGGAGATCCGACCCTTCGCCCAGCCGTAGCGCGGTCGTTCATGGGACGGATCCTGAAAACTCGAAGCCGCGGCGCACCGAAAAGCGGCTGTCTGTCGGCGGCGAGGTCATTTTCT is drawn from Candidatus Zixiibacteriota bacterium and contains these coding sequences:
- a CDS encoding N-formylglutamate amidohydrolase; the protein is MFRKLERSFRERPIRPGRPGRAKPLALAGPAALWLALVAASARAEVGHLLAVETGMLPVILSAPHGGDLPLPDVVLRRGIGVADFAAARDAGTGEIAERVAFHLERKLGARPFLIVARFHRKYLDVNRPRDGAYESAAAGRYYDEYHGALARMVRTVGQSWGRGVLLDIHGQAAEKRTIFRGTLDGKTVRGLLERFGRAALSGPASIFGHLETLGYRVSPPGGSPALERRYRGGFIVQTYGSHRRDGIDAFQLELGSALRIRSVLERTATDLAEAIAAFAKEFLPLAGLREEIRPFAQP
- a CDS encoding ABC transporter substrate-binding protein, coding for MRAAFLPVAAFPVVLALAAAVGLAAPCAAAQRIVIGTPSHGLFEFPAVIAIRRGFYRAEGLEVDKVQMQPQLAVKALVSGDVDYLLAWGSAVRAAVSGVPIKAVAGLAARPLHVLIARPEIKGPGDLKNKTIGVDSVAGTVDYLSRVAVRHFRLEPDRDVRIIVTGESPLRLAAIRAGSIDATPIDVAFAVKAEEEGFNRLLYLGDIIELPLSGIAVTETKLQNRRDEVKKVIRATLRGTRFMKQNRDETVRMLSDYLRITPSQAARAYDAAVTSFTDDGIISDHGLRLDVQLAKERLKTTREIPLNRLADWSLVKEIQAGR
- a CDS encoding DNA-3-methyladenine glycosylase produces the protein MALKLRRSFYEQPTIEVARQLLGKYLVRRHPEGTTVGRIVETEAYCGPQDKACHASRGRTPRTEVMFGPAGHAYVYFIYGFHHMLNVVTERTGFPAAVLIRAVEPVEGIALMQRRRKTGVIRELASGPGKLCDAFAIDRSLNGADLCAGELYIQDAGESPPAVVARPRIGVDYAGEWKHKPWRFLVCGSEFVSKA